From the genome of Vagococcus entomophilus:
CAGGCACTCGGTGAAGAACCGTTTGTAGAGTAGAATCTTAGATAAATCAGACAGAGTAGAAACTCAAAAGTTAGGCTATTTTTGCTAACTTTTGAGTTTTTTTATGAGAGAAAAATAAAAAAGAGCTTGGGTCCTCAATCAAAAACTCAGGCTCTTAGTATCTAAACAAGTGACATCTGTAGATGCAGTTCTTTTAATGTATTTCTCGGAGATAAAGCCTTCTTTTACACTCTCCTAGTCAAAAGAAAAATGGAATGAAAAGTCGATTGTGTATAATATATTGCACAATTTAAGTTGGTCCTTCTTTTAGATGCTATACTGTATTCAATAACTAGCAAGGAGGGATATGATGCATAAATTATTTGAGAAGGTCAAGTATCTCAATTATTTTTATAAAAATGCAAGATATGGTTGTGTTATCTTGATTAATTTTTTAACCATCGTTCCGCCTATAATGTTAGCAAAAGTTGTGGAAGAAGATTTGCCGATGTACACTTTTTTGGTGTTAGCAATTTTAGTGGTTCTTTTCTTTCATTACTTGACGCTTGTCGTGATTAGCTTTATCAGTAAAAAGTTGAATATCAGGATTTTAAAGTATTTTTAAGCAGTGGATATGGATATTTCTAACAGAAGATAGATTGGTCATTAGGTGTAATAGCTTACGATATTTTTCTAACTATGGATATGAACCGAAAGTGAGTGTTGCTTTCGCTTCGTATTTTTTATTTAGCTTTTTATTTGACAAACTAAATAGATATGATAATATTTAGTTTGTTAATATTTATAAAACTAAATAAAAATCGGATGGAGTTATGACTATGAAGAAACAAAAGATCCTATCAAAATTAACAGAGGTAGCCCATCAGCCTTTTTTAATCTTTGCAAATCAAGTTCAGGGAAAAAAAGATAATGCGTTTGAAACCCTGTTATTGTTAGAAAAAGAAGAACAAGTGACAGCTGGAAGAATCTCGGAGTATCTAGATATCAAACCGTCCAGTGTTACCCAAATTATCAAGAAGTTAGAAACAAATGGCACAATCGAAAGAATAAAATCAGAAAAAGATGCGCGAGTTATCTTGATTAAACTAACTGAAAAAGGGAAAGACAGTATTTTAAATCGCGACACGGTTTCTTCTGGTTTGATAGATGAACTATTTAGCGGATTCAAAGAAGAGGAGGTTGACAATTTAGAGGAATACCTCACGCGTATGATTGAAAATATATCCAGTGAAGTGTTTCAAAGTCAGCTAAAAGAGCAATTTGGAAATGAAGACAGGTGGCAACAATTGGGTGCAATGTCCACTCAATTTGAACGAGCACGTGAACAGATGCTTAAAAGAAGCAAAATAGATGGCTTCTCTGAGGAAATGCTCAGAAGAGGATTCGGTAGAAATAATCGTTTTTGGAGGGGCAATGAAGAATGAGTAATAAGAAACAAGCTAAACAGCGATTAAAGAAAGGCTCATCCAAGTTTTCACTAAGAGCATTTACACATTTGGTAGTGTCCACCAAGCCCAAATGGTATTTGTTGATCATAGGAATTGGTTTATTGATGTTTTCTTCGGGAATTCAGATTTATGTCCCAAAACTAGCTGCGACATTAGTCAATAGTTTTGCCAAAAAAATTGATTATACATTGATGCTTCAAGCCGTGGGAATGTTTGTGATATCCGCCATCTTATCTGCGATTGGTGGAACAATTTTAGGGATTTTTGGAGAAAATGTTATTCAGAATTTAAGAAAGAGACTGTGGGTAAAACTAACGACATTAAAAGTAAAGTATTTTGATACAACTAAGGCAGGGGAAACTTCTAGTCGACTTGTCAACGATACCTCTCAAGTGAAACAGCTTCTGGCTGGTACTTTTCCTCAAACATTATCGAGTGCAATACTGGTCATTGGTTCTATTTATATGATGTTTCGAATGGACTGGAAGATGAGTCTGGCAATGCTTGTGGCTGTTCCGGTTGTTGTGATTACGATGATTCCTATTTTTACATTTGGCTCAAAAGTAGGGCACATGCGTCAAGATGCATTAGCTGAATTTAGTGGCATTGCAAATGAAACGTTGAGTGAGATTCGTTTGGTGAAAACGTCAAATGCGGAAGAGCAAGTTCAAAAACGAGGAAGCCATGAAGTGAATAAACTATTCAAAGTAGGGCGTAAAGAAGCTATTTTTGATGCAATGATTCAACCCTTTATGATGATGATCATGATGAGCTTAATCTTTGGACTATTAATTTATGGAATGCATCGTATTGCAATTGGTGAGATGGAAATTGGAACACTACTAAGTTTTTTGATGTACTTATTTAACTTAATTGGCTCAATCTCTAGTCTAGCTACTTTATTTACAGAGATAGCAAAAACAGCAGGTGCGACCAAACGTGTCCAAGAATTGCTTGAAGAGGAGTCAGAAGAACTTACCGGTGGTATTGAGATGGATGTAACAGGAAAAACACTGGATGTGAAAAATATCGACTTTGCATATAACCAGGAAGAGCTCATTTTAAAAAATGTTTCTTTTAAAGCAAAATCAAATGAAGTTATTGCATTTGCAGGACCTTCTGGTGGAGGAAAGTCGACTATTTTTAGTTTGTTAGAACGTTTTTATGAGCCTACTAGTGGGACTATCTCAATTGGAGATACAAGGATTTCAGCCATGAATTTGAGTAATTACCGCGCTCAAATTGGCTTTGTTTCACAAGATAGTGCTATTATGGCGGGCACAATACGAGAGAATTTAACCTATGGGTTAACGCAAAATTTTTCTGATCAAGACTTATGGCAAGTTTTAGAGCTAGCTTATGCGCGTGGATTTGTTGAGGAGATGCCGGAAGGACTAAATACAGAAGTTGGCGAACGTGGTGTCAAAATTTCTGGTGGACAACGACAAAGAATTGCTATTGCTCGAGCCTTTTTAAGAAATCCTAAAATTTTGATGCTAGATGAAGCGACCGCAAGTTTAGATAGTGAATCTGAGATGAAAGTTCAACGCGCACTTTCTAATTTGATGCAAGGGCGTACGACGCTCGTGATTGCACACAGATTAGCAACGATTGTAGATAGTGATAGGATCTATTTTCTTGAAAAGGGCCAAATTACTGGAAGTGGCACACATACTGAACTTGTAAAAACACACCAAACTTATGCAAAATATGTAAGTGAACAGTTTAAAACAAGTGCAATCGTTTCGGAGAAATAATCGGAAACAGCAGACGACAGAAGTACGGGCAGTCTTTGAGAGGCGGTATAGGATGTCTAAAGAGCAAGCTAGAAGAGTTTATCGCTCGATTAAGCAAAGTATCTGGTTTATAAAAAATTGCGACCAAGTTTGACTTTTCCCACTTAATTAACAATTAGTTGATGGGAGTATGCCTTTGTTTAGGATTATTGGCTGCATGTGGGAAGAATAAACAAACCGTTAAAACAACTAGTACGGCAGCTTCAGCTGTTATAAAGGACTCTTCAATAGCAACAAAGAGTACCTCGGTGCAAACATTTGTTAGTCAACAAGCAAGTTCTTTTTTGGGATACTCTGATGAACAGATTGAAAATGCCCGAGTTATAGAAGCGTTAGTGCATTCTTATGGAACTCGTCAACAACCAATTGAAAGAGCAGTTCATAAAAATCCTGAGCATACAGCTGTCTTCCCGTATACAGTCTCTGTGTCTATGGATTATGAAAGTATCACTCTAAGCTTTAGTACTGATGGTACGATGGCTGGAACGATTATTGTGACGTATCAAGCGAATCATGATGGGGCGATAACCTTCTATAAAAATCCCAATCAATGTCCTTGCCAACCGACTACGATCAAGATGTGGCGAGGATGATTCAATCAATTAAGTGAACTAAGAATCTTACTTTTGGAGATAAAACAATGAGAACAGGAGCGTTCAATTTTGAAAAAAGTAACACCCTGACAAAAGCTTTTTTAAAATTGGGTTGAATTATAACTTATATAACTTATTTTTAAGGGAACTGCTGTTACGAGCAATACATACTCAGATACTAAAAGCTCAGGACATAACTCAAAAGTTATGTCCTGTTTTTGTTTTGAAAGAATCTTAACCTTCTAATAAGGGTTATCTTTAAAAAATTCACATGATTTATACTGGATTTTTACATCTGTTTCGTATAATTTAATCTGTCTTTAGTAGAAAGAATTTAAAGTGTATCTTTGCTTTGAGTAAGCGGTTTCTACAAAAAGAAAATAAAATTTAAAGGGGAAAAGAATGAAAAAAGTGAAAGGGAGACGTTTATTTTTAACTATTTGTTTACTACTATTTGGAACAGTTTTAAATGATACGAAGACACTGGCAGATACAACCGAAGCACAAGCAACCGATTTATATATTTCAGAGTATGTTGAAGGCAGTGCCAATAATAAGGCCGTTGAAATATACAATGGAACGGATCAATCAGTCGACTTGAGTCAATATACTTTAGCCCTTTATTCAAGTGGTGCATCTGAACCGACAAATTCTCTACAGTTGAGTGGGCAATTGTCAAGCGGAGCTGTTTACGTAGTGGGGCATCCTTTGGCAGGGGAAGAAGTTAAAAAAGTTTCTAATATTCAAAGTAATGTAGTAAATTTTAGCGGAGATGATACGGTTGCACTGAAAAAACAAAATCAAGTGTTGGATACTTTTGGTGTGATTGGCAGACGAGAAAATTGGGGGACGGATCAAACCTTTGTTAGAAAAAGTACAGTAACAAAGGGAAAAAATTGGGTGGATCTATTTGATAGTGGTAGCGAATGGATATCAAAGGCGAAAGATGACTTTCGCAATTTAGGTTTTGCAACTAAGGCAATCAGTGCAACTACGAATACAGTTGCAAAAAGCAGCTCTTCAAATGAAGTAGTTCCAGCTGAAACAACGGATTCTTCAGAAGAACCGACGATTGATTTACATCTGCTAAGTGTGAATGACTTACACGGGAAAATCACAGAACAGTATACTGTAAATAATCAGCTACTGGGACGCGCTGACTATTTAGCAACATATCTAAGACAAAGGAAAGCGCGCTATCCAAGCTCACTTTTAGTAAATGTTGGGGACATGATTGGAGGAAGCTCTCCGACCTCGGCGCTCTTTCAAGATGAACCAACGGTTGAAATCATGCAATCACTTGGTTTTGATGTAGGAACAGTAGGAAATCATGAATTTGATGAGGGAGTCCCTGAGCTAATCAGAATGATTAATGGAGGAAATCATATAAATGGAAATCCAGGCTATGCTGGAATGAAGTTCCCAGTAGTTGCAGCGAACATATCGTACAAAGATACTGGAAATCTTGTGTTACCACCATACGCAATTAAAGAGGTGCAAGGAGTCAAAATTGGATTTATTGGTGTTGCGACGACAGCTACGCCAAATATGATTATCAGTAAAGGAAATGAAAATATTCGATTTACAGATGAAGCAGCAGCAATTAATCAGTATACAACGGAGCTTCAAAAACAAGGAGTAGAAGCAATTGTTGTTTTGGCGCATGTACCAGGGGTACAATCTGGAGAGGGTGCAACAGGTGAAATTGCTACACTTGCCAAGAAAGTAAACAGTGCAGTGGATGTCATTTTTGCAGCCCATAACCATGTGAAGCTAAATGCAGTAGTTGACAATAAATTGATTGTGCAAGCGTGGGAATATGGGAAATCTTTTGCAGACG
Proteins encoded in this window:
- a CDS encoding MarR family winged helix-turn-helix transcriptional regulator; amino-acid sequence: MKKQKILSKLTEVAHQPFLIFANQVQGKKDNAFETLLLLEKEEQVTAGRISEYLDIKPSSVTQIIKKLETNGTIERIKSEKDARVILIKLTEKGKDSILNRDTVSSGLIDELFSGFKEEEVDNLEEYLTRMIENISSEVFQSQLKEQFGNEDRWQQLGAMSTQFERAREQMLKRSKIDGFSEEMLRRGFGRNNRFWRGNEE
- a CDS encoding ABC transporter ATP-binding protein, which encodes MSNKKQAKQRLKKGSSKFSLRAFTHLVVSTKPKWYLLIIGIGLLMFSSGIQIYVPKLAATLVNSFAKKIDYTLMLQAVGMFVISAILSAIGGTILGIFGENVIQNLRKRLWVKLTTLKVKYFDTTKAGETSSRLVNDTSQVKQLLAGTFPQTLSSAILVIGSIYMMFRMDWKMSLAMLVAVPVVVITMIPIFTFGSKVGHMRQDALAEFSGIANETLSEIRLVKTSNAEEQVQKRGSHEVNKLFKVGRKEAIFDAMIQPFMMMIMMSLIFGLLIYGMHRIAIGEMEIGTLLSFLMYLFNLIGSISSLATLFTEIAKTAGATKRVQELLEEESEELTGGIEMDVTGKTLDVKNIDFAYNQEELILKNVSFKAKSNEVIAFAGPSGGGKSTIFSLLERFYEPTSGTISIGDTRISAMNLSNYRAQIGFVSQDSAIMAGTIRENLTYGLTQNFSDQDLWQVLELAYARGFVEEMPEGLNTEVGERGVKISGGQRQRIAIARAFLRNPKILMLDEATASLDSESEMKVQRALSNLMQGRTTLVIAHRLATIVDSDRIYFLEKGQITGSGTHTELVKTHQTYAKYVSEQFKTSAIVSEK
- a CDS encoding 5'-nucleotidase C-terminal domain-containing protein encodes the protein MKKVKGRRLFLTICLLLFGTVLNDTKTLADTTEAQATDLYISEYVEGSANNKAVEIYNGTDQSVDLSQYTLALYSSGASEPTNSLQLSGQLSSGAVYVVGHPLAGEEVKKVSNIQSNVVNFSGDDTVALKKQNQVLDTFGVIGRRENWGTDQTFVRKSTVTKGKNWVDLFDSGSEWISKAKDDFRNLGFATKAISATTNTVAKSSSSNEVVPAETTDSSEEPTIDLHLLSVNDLHGKITEQYTVNNQLLGRADYLATYLRQRKARYPSSLLVNVGDMIGGSSPTSALFQDEPTVEIMQSLGFDVGTVGNHEFDEGVPELIRMINGGNHINGNPGYAGMKFPVVAANISYKDTGNLVLPPYAIKEVQGVKIGFIGVATTATPNMIISKGNENIRFTDEAAAINQYTTELQKQGVEAIVVLAHVPGVQSGEGATGEIATLAKKVNSAVDVIFAAHNHVKLNAVVDNKLIVQAWEYGKSFADVEIKLDKKTGDVVKKSAEIVDVVQKNVTPDPQVAAILAKYEEKAGPKLNEVIGQADLEMKGGYATKGLVGDNALGNLIADGMRASMNSDFALMNGGGIRDNLKAGTITWNDLFNIQPFNNTLVKLEISGSDLREIINSQFSSYGADVSISGFFYTWNSKLGKYGQVIDMYLPNGQKVEPNGQYTVTVNNYMYPHSSDKYLLAKLGENPVQGPEDLSATVDFVRSFKNQAIRYVAEKRISEVAATETSTTSSVEESSSHHSETTISSTQTTNYPQNTTTSSTINEASSSTARTDVDSSNQASKSTSSTQSRKLTDTTSTPSNAISPNNKQEEKKLLPKTGSKAPSYSVVLIGVVILGVSVKLSIKSNFFR